CACCACGCCGACCAGCAGCAGCGCCTTGCGGATCAGCAGGCTGAACCAGACGATCGCGACGGCGGCGATCATCAGCCCGGCCAGGAAGATCGTGACGATCGCGCCGACGCCGGGCGCGGCGATGTTGATGCCGCTGAGCCCGGCGGCGAGCAGGATGATCTTGTCGCCCATCGTCTCGGTGGTCTCGCCGGACGTCTGGATGATGCCGATGCTGAGCTGGTCCACGATTTCCAGTGCGAGCGCGGTCAGCGTGACGACCACGAACGCGCCCAGCACCGATTTCGCCGCGCCGAGCGCGGCTCTGGACAGCGCGGTCGGGTCGCGGCGGATCAGCCCGGTGATGAGTTGCAGGCAGAAGAAGATCCTCCACAAACACCGCAAGATGCTCGGCAATCCCCGGTACGGAGCAGTCGGAACACTGGCAATGCCCTACTTCCTCCTCTTCGAATACCTGGGTCTGCCCCGAGTCTTGTTGACAGTCGGGGGTTGGGGTGATCAGGCCGCTTCTGCGTCTGTGTAGATCATCTCAAACTCGATGGGGGTGAGTTTGCCGAGGCCGCGCTGACGGCGTCGGCGGTTGTACTTCGTCTCGATCCAGGTGACCATCGCGAGGCGAAGATCGGCGCGGGTGTCCCACCGAGTCGTGTTGAGCACGTTCTTCTGGAGCAGGCTGAAGAAGCTCTCCATGCTTGCGTTGTCTCCGGCCCCGTAAGACCTGCCCATGGAGCCGACGAGGCCGTTGTTGCGGAGCAGGTTCTGGGTGCGTTTCGCGCGGAACTGACCGGGCTCAACCAGTCGATGCAACACCGGCTTGTTGGAGCAACAATAGCTGCTCGTTGAAGGCCTCAGCGGGAGTCATCCATCCGAGCGACTTCCGAGGGCGCGTGTTCAGCGCGAATGCGACGGCTTCGATGTCTTCGGCGCTCCAGCGGGACAGGTCGGTGCCCTTCGGGAAGTACTGACGCAGCAGCCCGTTGGTGTTCTCGTTCGTACCGCGCTGCCAGGGCGACTGCGGATCGGCGAAGAACACCGGGATGCCGGTTTCGACGCGGAACTGCGCGTGAGCGGACATCTCCTTGCCGCGGTCCCAGGTCAACGAGCGCGCCAGCTGCGCCGGCAGCGCCGACATCGTGTTGGCGAGAGCATTCTTCATCGTGATCGCGCCATAGCCGGCCAACGCCGGCCCGTTCTTCGGCGTCTCCTTGTGCCGATAGCCCTCTTCCCGCGGGAGATGGACGAGCAGCGTGTAACGGGTCTTGCGCTCGACGACCGTGCCGACCGCCGAGCGCTCCAACCCGATCAGCAGATCGCCTTCCCAGTGCCCGGGGACGGCGCGATCGTCGGCTTCCGCCGGTCGCTCGCTGATCAGCGTCTCCGGCGTGACATGCGCCCAGGTCTTGCGCCGCGACCGCTCTCGGGGGACGCGTAGCGCCCTGCCCGTGCGGAGGTTCCAGACGAGTTCGCGCTTGAGCGCGCCGCGGCCCTCGATGTAGAGCGACTGGTAGATCGCCTCTGGGCTGATGCGCATGGACTCATCATCCGGGAAGTCGATCTTCAACCGGTGTGAGATCTGCTCCGGACTCCAAGCCCAGGACCAGGCCCTGTCCTTCCGATGCGGCTTGCCTCTCCCGGTGAACCGCGGCGGCTGGGGGCCGGTGACGATCGTGCCATCGGGGCGGGTGATCTTCCCCGACAGGCGCTCCTCGACATACGCGCGCAGCCGCGGGTTCGCGACGAGTTTCGCGACCTTGGGTCGCTTCGCGGTCATGTCTGCTTTCCACTGCGCGACCGACGCCCGATACTCCAGCTTCCCGCCCCGCGTGGCCGCGTTCCGCCGCAGCTCACGAGAGATCGTCCCGGCATCGCGGCCCATGGCGCGAGCGATCTCGCGAACGCCCTTGCCCTTCTCCTTGAGAATCGCGATCTCCTCGCGCTCAGCGAACGAGAGGTAGCGGCCCGATGACTGCTGGGCGATGTCGAATGGCGCCATGCCGCCAGCGTGTCGGAACCATCTTGCGCCGACCGCGGGCGCCACGCCGACAACCCCCGCGGCTTCCTCAGCGAGCAGCCCTTTCGCGATCTCGCCCCAGAACGCCGCCTCGACGGGTTTCTGAAACTTCGGATGCCCCGGCGAGCGGAGCTTCGGACGAACAGCCCTGTCCGCGGCCTGCTGACGACGAACCATCGAACACCTCCTGATAGAGGTGTTGCGACGACCAGTTGAATTCACCCTGACCGCCCCGGTCGGAGTGGCAGATCGTGCCGTCAGGTGAGCGCAACGCGATCGCGTTGCGCATCGCCGCACGTGCCAGGGAGGACTTCATGCGGGTGTCGATGGAGTAGCCGACGATCTTGTTCGACCAGACGTCCTTGATCGCGCAGATGTAGAGCTTGCCCTCCCTCGTCGGGTGCTCCGAGATGTCCCAGAGCCACACCTTGTTCGGCCCGTTGGCGACGAACTCGTGCCGGACCACGCCGTGCTCGTCGACGACCGCGAGGAGATCGTCGTGCGGCGCCGGCCCGGTACTGCCGGGCTTGCTGCGCTTGCGATGGTGCGATGCGTGAATCCCGGCGATCCGGCAGAGTCGGTGCACCCGGTTCTCGCTCGCGATGATGCCGTGCTCGGTGTCGAGCTCGTCGGTGAGGAACCTGTACCCGAGGGTGAGGTCATCCGCATGCAGGTCGTAGAGCACGTCAATGAGGTGCGCGTCGTCCCAGTCCCGCTGAGAGACCGGGTCCTTGAGCCACTGGTAGTACCCCTGCCTGGACAGACCCAGGACCCGCAACGCCACCGCGACCGGCACCCGCACGGGAGCGCCGGCCGCAGCCATCTCGTGGACGAGCGGGAAGACTATTTTCCCGGCAGGTTCGCCTGCGACAGATACGCCGCGGCCCGCCGCAGCACCTCGTTCTCCTGCTCCAGCAACCGGATCCGCTTATTCGCCTCACGCAGCTGCTTGCGCTCGTCGTCGGTCAGGCCGGCACGCTTGCCGTCCCCGACGTCGGCCTGCTTCATCCAGTTGCTCAACGAACCTTCGGAGATACCGAACTCCTTCGCGATCTGCGCCAACGGCGCCCGACCCTTCCGGGCCACGGCCACGACATCATCGCGGAACTCTCGGGGATAGGGCGTTGCCACAAGAACATCCCTCCAGCGAGGACGAATCCTCACAGTTCAGATGTCAACCAAACTCGGGGCAGACCCCCTCGGTCCACTCATCGGGGGAGTCGCGTTCGCCACGGTTTTCCTTTCGTCTCTGCTCGGCTTCGCCCCGTGGAGCCTGTTTTGGCTCGTCGTCGCCGCGTCCGCGGGCCTCGGGTTCCTCAACTCCGCTCTCGCCGTCCTCCTCGAAGAATCGGCGTACCACCGGTTCTCAAGGACTCGAGACGTCCTCAACCTGCTTGCTGCCGGCGCCATCGAACCCGTCTGGTTCCACGCCGCCCACGCGTGGTGGCGCACCATCGGCCTCGTCCGCGCCGTCACCCGGCGGAAAGCAGAATGGGGAACGCAACAAAGAGCCGGTTTCACACCGACGCGATCCCGCTAATGTCTCAACCGATGCAAGGAACTATCTGGGTAGCGTCACATCTCGTCGTCGTCGTCGGCTGCCTTTCACTTCGCCGAACGCGCCGGCATCGACGCGAACGTTCTGCGCGACGTGCTCGACGCCGGACCCATGGCGTCGGTCGTATCGCGGGGTAAGGCTCAGAAGCTTACCGACGACGACCTGGCGGCGCAGGCGGCGATCGCCGACGTGCTCAAGAACGCGCGGCTCGCCGAGACGGCGGCAGACGCGGCCGGCTCCGCCCACCCGCTGATCACGGCCAGTCGCGAGCTCTACGAGAGCGCGGTCGCCGACGGCAGGGGAGAGCTCGACATGATCGGCGTCATCGCCGTTCTCCAGGCGCGTGCCGATGCGCGAGCGCCCGGGCCCTGGACTCTCGAGCTCACCCCGTTCGACGACTCCGACGCTGACCGCCTCAGACAGGGCCAGCGCCAGGAGCTCGACGCGCGCTACGGTTCCGGCGATCACGAACCGGGTGCGGCGCCGTCGGTCCGTGGTTCCGGGGTCGCCAGCGCGGTGCTTCGCAAGTTGGAGGAGCACGCTCGTCCCCTCGGTGCCCGACGTCTCGTGCTGGAGACCGGTACGGCTCAGCCCGACGCGATCCGCTTCTACCAGCGCGAGGGATACGCGCCTATCCCGCTGTTCGGTTCGTATGCCGGGTCGGACGTGTTGGTCCGCTTCGGCCGCGACCTCCTCGTCCCGCGCTGACCGATCCGCACGCTCGGGCGCGGAAGCCTGGTCAGATCGACAGCCGTTCCAGCGGATTTTCCGCGAGCTTTTCGATGACGCCGCCGTCGACGAGGCGTTGTGCCGCGGTGTCGGGCTTGCGTGCCGCCTGGTCGAGCACGCAGGCGCCGAACTCCGCGGCGAGCGCTCCCCGGGGATAGACCGCGAGCACCTCACGGCGAAACGCTTCGGGAAGCGCCTCCGGCCGGGCACCCGAGATATCGAGACCGGTCGCGACCTCCAAGAGGTATCCCTCGGCATCCATCGCCGGATCGACCCGCGGCCAGTTGTGCCGCACGATCACATCGAGCGCGCGGGCGCGACGCTCCACCGGCCACCCCACCCCGGCCGTGAGCGCGACAGCGACGTGACCCCCGGCGTGCTCGTACGAGACGGTGTGGTTGTCGAACGCGGTGACGGTGCCGATGTCGTGGAGCACGGCGGCGACGTAGAGGAGCTCGTGGTCCACCTCACCGATGCCGTCGATGCGCGCGAACGCTTCGGCCCACAGCCAGGAGCGCAGGGCGTGGGCCGTGATCGCGGGCGACTGGTACTGGCGGGCGAGTTCGAGCGCTCCGCGCGCAGCCAGGGTGTCGGGTGCGTGGAAGTCGGTGAGGTGCATGGATCCAGTCTCGCGACGGACGCGCCCACAGAGGATGCCGGGGCCGGTCGAGCCTCGACGTATTCCTGCCAGACAAGGCGGCCAGAACTCACAGCCGGCGCCCAGCCTCACGGGACCAAATCGGGCGCATCCTCTGTTGGAACGAGTGATGCCGCAGCCAGCGGCATCGCAGAGGAGGCACCATGTCGAAGGACTACCACAAGTCGCCCGAGGCGCTCAGCCGCCTCACGGAACAGCAGTACGCCGTGACACAGGACGAGGGCACCGAGCCTCCGTTCCGAAACGCGTACTGGAACCTGCACGACGACGGCATCTACGTTGATGTCGTTTCGGGGCAGCCGTTGTTCTCGTCGAACGACAAGTTCGACAGCGGCACGGGATGGCCGAGCTTCACCCGCCCGATCGATCCGGATGCCGTGGTCACGACCACCGATCGGACGCTCTGGATGACGCGCACCGAGGTGCGCTCCTCCGGCGCGGACAGCCACCTCGGTCACGTCTTCGACGACGGCCCGCGCGCCGAGGGCGGACTGCGCTACTGCATGAACTCGGCGTCGCTGCGCTTCGTGCCCGTCGATGAGCTCGCAGACCAGGGTTACGGTGAGTATCTCGGCCTTTTCCCCACCCCCGACAGCCCCACTTCCGAGGAGGATGCAGCATGACCAGCGGACCCAGCGACACCGGAGCGATCACCCAGCCGGCCGGCACCGAGACCGCGATTCTCGCGGGCGGCTGCTTCTGGGGAATGGAGGATCTGATCCGTCGCCAGCCCGGAGTGATCAGCACCCGCGTGGGGTACACGGGGGGTCAGAACGACCACGCGACCTACCGCAATCACCCCGGTCACGCCGAGGCGGTCGAGATCGTGTTCGACCCGAGCGCGACCACCTACCGTGACATCCTGGCGTTCTTCTTCCAGATCCACGACCCGTCGACGCTGAACCGCCAGGGCAACGACATCGGTACGAGCTACCGTTCGGCCATCTTCCCCCTCACGCCCGAGCAGGAGCGCGTCGCTCGTGACACCATCGCCGACGTCGACGCCTCCGGCCTGTGGCCGGCTCCCGCCGTCACCACGATCGAGCCCCTTGGATCGTTCTGGGAGGCGGAGCCCGAGCATCAGGACTACCTGCTGCGCTATCCGAACGGCTACACCTGCCACTTCCCGCGAGCGGGCTGGGTGCTGCCGTCCCGCGCTGACGCCTGATCGACGGTCCGTGCGCCTCGAAGCTGTGAGCCGCACATCTTCGGGGCGTACCGTCAGGCCATGAGTACACCGAGCACGACCACGACCTCGTCCGCCAGCGCCCCCCTCGGCCTCGGATCGGTGCTGGTCGGCTCTCTGCCGTCCGCGCTGATGACTGCCGACGCCCCCGCCCGCTACACCGTCGAGGCGGTGTTCACTCGGCGCCCGCAGCGTGAGGAGATCGCCGAGATCCTCGGCGATGAGACGCGGGAGACCCTCGTCCGTGAGGGGTATCCCACGGTCGAGCTCACGGTCTCCGACCGTCGGCTGGAGATCGCGAACACCACTCTCGAAGAGCTCCGCGACGGCCTGGGCAGCGTGCTCGCCGAACGTCTCGCCGCCATCAGTGACCACGCGCACGAGCGTCGCGATGCGGCCGCGCGGCGCGACGAGAAGACGGCGGAGAGCGAGCGCGAGCGAGCCGCGGCCGTCGTCGCCCTCGCCGCCTCGGTCAGCTTCGGGGCCGGCGCGAACGCTGCCGGATGATGCCGAAGACGATCGTGCCGATGAACAGCACGATGCCGATGATGGCGAGCCACAGCAGGCCCGGGAAGGCGAAGCCGACGATGGACAGTACTGCCCAGGCGACGAGCAGGATGATGAGTACGGTCCACATGGTCCCGACCCTACGCGCCTTTCCCGCCCGGCGGGCCGGATCGTGCGGACCGGCGCCCGAGAGGCGCGGTCAGCACTCCCACAGGCCGCTGTGAGATGGTGGGGACATGCTCCACTGCGGTGATGGCATACCGACCTGAAGGGACGGTGCCATGCCTGCCTGGTGGGAAGAGATGTTGCACATCGTGACCGGTCGTGTCAGCCGACACGACGATCTGCCCGATCTGCGGGGGCTCGCGACGCGTCGGGTCGCGCTCGAGAAGACGCATTTCCTGGTCAACGACCGCGAGCGGCGCGGTGATGAGCGGCGCACCTACGTCATGCGCCACGTCGCTCCGACCCGGCACGACGTCGCTTCGGTCGCCGTCTCCTCCAACGGGCGAGGTGTCGGCTCACTGCCGCACGAGGTCGCCGTCTCGGTCGCACCGATCCTGCACCGCCTCGGAGGCGCCGCTCTCATCAACGGCGTCGGGTCCCGACCGGGAAGCCTCCGGCTGTGGGTGGATCTGCCGACTTCGACGGCGCTCGCCGACTTCGCCGTGCACCGCGACGGGAAACGTCGCGCGCACGACTCATGACGCGTCGCACCCGGCTCTGACGCTGCCGCGGAGCACAATGTCCTCATGGCCGACCCGATCTGGAAGAACGACCCCGACGAGCACGACTTCCCCGCGGCGGAGGACTATCTCCGCCTGATCGCCGCCCCTGAGCGCGCAGGTTCTCTCATCGCCGCTCTGCGGACAAGGGCGACGGTGACGAAGAAGGCGAAGGACATCCTCCGTGCGGCGGGTCTGCCGATTCTCCCCACGGACAACCCGCACGTCGCCGACGATCTCCGCAAGGTCCGTGCGGGAAAGCCGTTGTCGCCCGTGCTTATCGTGCACGGGGACCTCACGCGCGGTCTTCCCGCACAGATCGCCGACGGCTATCACCGGGTTTGCGCGAGTTGGTATCTCGACGAGAACACCGAGATCCCGTGCCGCATCGTCGGCCCCGACGCCGCGGCGTGAGCGCATGACCCTGGAGACGCTCGCGCTCGTCGGCGCGGTCGCGTTGCTCGGCCCCCTCCTGTCAGCGGGCACGCGATGGCGCGTGCCGGTCGTGATCGGCGAGCTCGTCGCCGGCATGATCATCGGTGCGTCGGGCCTGCATCTGGTCGACACCACCGACGC
The DNA window shown above is from Microbacterium laevaniformans and carries:
- a CDS encoding IS30 family transposase — protein: MVRRQQAADRAVRPKLRSPGHPKFQKPVEAAFWGEIAKGLLAEEAAGVVGVAPAVGARWFRHAGGMAPFDIAQQSSGRYLSFAEREEIAILKEKGKGVREIARAMGRDAGTISRELRRNAATRGGKLEYRASVAQWKADMTAKRPKVAKLVANPRLRAYVEERLSGKITRPDGTIVTGPQPPRFTGRGKPHRKDRAWSWAWSPEQISHRLKIDFPDDESMRISPEAIYQSLYIEGRGALKRELVWNLRTGRALRVPRERSRRKTWAHVTPETLISERPAEADDRAVPGHWEGDLLIGLERSAVGTVVERKTRYTLLVHLPREEGYRHKETPKNGPALAGYGAITMKNALANTMSALPAQLARSLTWDRGKEMSAHAQFRVETGIPVFFADPQSPWQRGTNENTNGLLRQYFPKGTDLSRWSAEDIEAVAFALNTRPRKSLGWMTPAEAFNEQLLLLQQAGVASTG
- a CDS encoding GNAT family N-acetyltransferase, whose translation is MSSSSSAAFHFAERAGIDANVLRDVLDAGPMASVVSRGKAQKLTDDDLAAQAAIADVLKNARLAETAADAAGSAHPLITASRELYESAVADGRGELDMIGVIAVLQARADARAPGPWTLELTPFDDSDADRLRQGQRQELDARYGSGDHEPGAAPSVRGSGVASAVLRKLEEHARPLGARRLVLETGTAQPDAIRFYQREGYAPIPLFGSYAGSDVLVRFGRDLLVPR
- a CDS encoding HD domain-containing protein, yielding MHLTDFHAPDTLAARGALELARQYQSPAITAHALRSWLWAEAFARIDGIGEVDHELLYVAAVLHDIGTVTAFDNHTVSYEHAGGHVAVALTAGVGWPVERRARALDVIVRHNWPRVDPAMDAEGYLLEVATGLDISGARPEALPEAFRREVLAVYPRGALAAEFGACVLDQAARKPDTAAQRLVDGGVIEKLAENPLERLSI
- the msrB gene encoding peptide-methionine (R)-S-oxide reductase MsrB, which codes for MSKDYHKSPEALSRLTEQQYAVTQDEGTEPPFRNAYWNLHDDGIYVDVVSGQPLFSSNDKFDSGTGWPSFTRPIDPDAVVTTTDRTLWMTRTEVRSSGADSHLGHVFDDGPRAEGGLRYCMNSASLRFVPVDELADQGYGEYLGLFPTPDSPTSEEDAA
- the msrA gene encoding peptide-methionine (S)-S-oxide reductase MsrA, whose product is MTSGPSDTGAITQPAGTETAILAGGCFWGMEDLIRRQPGVISTRVGYTGGQNDHATYRNHPGHAEAVEIVFDPSATTYRDILAFFFQIHDPSTLNRQGNDIGTSYRSAIFPLTPEQERVARDTIADVDASGLWPAPAVTTIEPLGSFWEAEPEHQDYLLRYPNGYTCHFPRAGWVLPSRADA